The genomic window TCCCGATCCTCGCGGAGTACGGCTACATCGACCGCGCCACGCTCGACGGCTACACCCGCCTGGGCAATCCGCTGGGCGACCACCCCGACATGCGCAAGGTGCCGGGCATCGACTTCAGCTCGGGCTCGATCGGCCATGCGCTGTCGGCCGGTGCCGGCATGGCCTTCGGCGGCCGTATCGCGAAGCGCGGCTTCGACACCTTCGTGATGCTCGGCGACGGCGAGATGCAGGAGGGCCAGGTCTGGGAAGCCGCGATGTTCGCGGCTCACTACCGGCTCTCGAAGCTCATCGCCATCGTCGACCGCAACGGCTTCCAGCTCGACGGCCGCGTCGACGACGTGATCGGCATCGAGGGCCTGGCCGACAAATGGCGCGCCTTCGGCTGGGAGACGCACGAGGTCGACGGCCACGACCTCTCGGCCCTCACGCAGCTGCTGCGCCGCCTCAAGCAGGACGCGCGGCGCGAGCGGCCCGCCTGCGTGATCGCCCACACGGTGAAGGGCAAGGGCGTGTCGTACATGGAGACCGAGCCCGGCTGGCACCTGGGCTACCTGTCGCCCGAGGACGCCGCGCGCGCGATCGAAGAAATCATGCAAACCGAAATCTGACCACGAGGCCTACCCGATGTCCCAACCCCTCTCCCCCGAAAGCTGGCAGTACCGCTCGCTCAACGCCACCACGCCCGGATTGAGCATGCTCTCGGACGCCCTGATCGAACTCGCCGAGGCCGGCCATCCGGTCGTGGCCGGCTCGGCCGACCTGCAGTATTCGAACGGCCTCAACAAGTTCGCGGCCGCCTTTCCCGAGCGCTACATCCAGTTCGGCATCTCCGAACAGAACATGGTGTCGGCCGCGGCCGGCCTCGCGACCACGGGCCAGATGCCGTTCGTGGCGACCTTCGCTTCCTTTCTCGGCCTGCTGTGCTGCGAGCAGATCCGCATGGACGTGGCCTACAGCGCGCTGCCGGTGCGGCTGATCGGCCACCACACGGGCATCTCGCTCGGCTTCTACGGCACCTCGCACC from Variovorax paradoxus includes these protein-coding regions:
- a CDS encoding transketolase; protein product: MPFPSESPPAPSALSAEELHRLREKARFIRLETIRLIEIAKVGHYSSVFSAAELFASLYYDVMAIRANEPRWPDRDRFLMGKGHAAVGLFPILAEYGYIDRATLDGYTRLGNPLGDHPDMRKVPGIDFSSGSIGHALSAGAGMAFGGRIAKRGFDTFVMLGDGEMQEGQVWEAAMFAAHYRLSKLIAIVDRNGFQLDGRVDDVIGIEGLADKWRAFGWETHEVDGHDLSALTQLLRRLKQDARRERPACVIAHTVKGKGVSYMETEPGWHLGYLSPEDAARAIEEIMQTEI